The sequence below is a genomic window from Longimicrobium sp..
GCGCCCGTGGAGATCTCGTTGAAGACGATCTCCTCGGCCACCCGCCCGCCCAGGAGCACCGCGATGCGGTCCATCAGCTCCTGCTTGGTGAGCAGGTAGCGGTCCTCGGTGGGGAGCTGCTGCGTGTACCCCAGCGCCGCCACCCCGCGGGGGATGATGGAGATCTTGTGCACCGGGTCGGCCGTGGGGACGCGCTCGGCCACCACCGCGTGGCCCGCCTCGTGGTAGGCCACGATGGTGCGCTCCTTCTCGTTGATCAGCCGGTTCTTCTTCTCCAGCCCCGCCACGATGCGGTCCACCGCGTCGTCGACCTCCTGCATGGTCACGTGCGGCTGGTCGCGCCGCGCGGCCAGCAGCGCCGCCTCGTTGAGCAGGTTGGCCAGGTCGGCGCCCACGAAGCCGGGGGTGCGCCGGGCGATCCGCTCCAGCTCCACCTCGGGCGCCAGGGAGATCCCCTTCGAGTGGATCTTGAGGATGGCGAGCCGCCCCTTCACGTCGGGCCGGTCCACCAGGATCTGCCGGTCGAAGCGCCCGGGGCGGAGCAGCGCCGGGTCCAGGATCTCGGGGCGGTTGGTGGCCGCCATGATGATCACCGCGATGCGCGGGTCGAAGCCGTCCATCTCCACCAGGAGCTGGTTCAGCGTCTGCTCGCGCTCGTCGTTGCCGCCCAGCACCCCGCCCGGCGTGCGGGCCTTGCCCAGCGCGTCCAGCTCGTCGATGAAGATGATGCACGGCGCCTGCGCCTTGGCCTGGGCGAACAGGTCGCGCACCCGCGCCGCGCCCACGCCCACGAACATCTCCACGAACTCGGCGCCCGAGAGCTGGAAGAAGGTGACGCCCGCCTCGCCCGCCACCGCGCGCGCCAGGAGCGTCTTCCCCGTCCCCGGCGGGCCCACCAGGAGCACGCCCTTGGGGATCTTGGCCCCCAGCCGGGCGAACTTCTCGGGGTTCTTGAGGAACTCGACGATCTCCTGCGTCTCCTGCCGGGCCTCGTCGACCCCCGCCACGTCGTCGAAGGTGACGCCGGTGCCCTCCTCGCCCACGATGCGCGCGCGGCTCTTCCCCACGGTGAGCACGCCCTGCGTGGGGTTCATCCGCCGCATCACCAGGGTCCAGAAGAGGATCAGGATGGCCAGCGGGAAGAGCCAGATGAGGAGCTGCCAGAGGCGCCCCTCCTCGACGCCCTCGTAGCGGACGTTCTGCTGCTCCAGCAGCGCCACCAGCTGCTCGTCGGGGAGCGCGGGCGGGCGGGTGGCGCTCCACTGCCGCACCCCCGAGCTGTCGCGGATGGCCGCCCTGGGCACGGCGACGATGGTGGTGGGCCCGATGCTGACGCGCTCGACCTGCCCGGCCTCGATGCGCTCCTTGAGCTCGCTGTACAGCATGCGCCCCGAGCGCTGCGAGCCGCCCCAGAGCAGCATGAGGGCGACGAGCGCGAGGAAGGCGAAGAGGAGGGGTCCGGCGCCGAGCTTCGGCCGCGCGCCGCCGCCGCGGCGACGGTCCGGGGCCCCTCTGCGTCTGTCGTTGGGAAGCGGAGAGTCAGCCATGCCGCGCGGGGGGCGCAAGGTTCGGACCACGCACGGCCCGCCGCCGCGGC
It includes:
- the ftsH gene encoding ATP-dependent zinc metalloprotease FtsH, whose product is MADSPLPNDRRRGAPDRRRGGGARPKLGAGPLLFAFLALVALMLLWGGSQRSGRMLYSELKERIEAGQVERVSIGPTTIVAVPRAAIRDSSGVRQWSATRPPALPDEQLVALLEQQNVRYEGVEEGRLWQLLIWLFPLAILILFWTLVMRRMNPTQGVLTVGKSRARIVGEEGTGVTFDDVAGVDEARQETQEIVEFLKNPEKFARLGAKIPKGVLLVGPPGTGKTLLARAVAGEAGVTFFQLSGAEFVEMFVGVGAARVRDLFAQAKAQAPCIIFIDELDALGKARTPGGVLGGNDEREQTLNQLLVEMDGFDPRIAVIIMAATNRPEILDPALLRPGRFDRQILVDRPDVKGRLAILKIHSKGISLAPEVELERIARRTPGFVGADLANLLNEAALLAARRDQPHVTMQEVDDAVDRIVAGLEKKNRLINEKERTIVAYHEAGHAVVAERVPTADPVHKISIIPRGVAALGYTQQLPTEDRYLLTKQELMDRIAVLLGGRVAEEIVFNEISTGAGNDLERVTELARSMVMEYGMSRELGPVNLSGPRRLQFLQADGDHTGGRQYSEETAREIDSEVRGLIDGTYERVRRILTDDRGVLEVLAKRLLEKEVVDESELREIMHLPPRRHEPSEDRVVVTPPVNGAIGDEEARAASSAAD